One part of the Plasmodium yoelii strain 17X genome assembly, chromosome: 13 genome encodes these proteins:
- a CDS encoding RNA 3'-terminal phosphate cyclase protein, whose translation MEFGGSNYFRFRLALSLISGKEITIKNIRKKNSHKKTSKDEEIDDNEINEGLQEYEAKILKLIDKLCDDTIIKINEDGDELYFKPGFLIGNVNDEVKISDLNNTFHCGNERSISYFLEFLIMIVPFFKNPVKLLLKGITDDQIDRTVYTCKIVCENFFKTFLNVNDDFLNITILKRGTKLDATGEVSFFMNNLKMVNSFDMHDAGLVKKITGTIVCNKMSMIFRNKIVNCAKKNLHNFTPYVSIEVEKEKKNNYTNKNNSQNNFMSLSLFAQTKNKCIYGTDLYVDKFMLQHVKDMLNSRTEDNLSMQLGEHKWDEGQVDENDEEKEEEEVEEDEEEEEKDDEEEEEDENEEEDENEEDENEEVEEDDENEEEEDEDENEEEEDEDEEVEEDDENEEEEDAEVEEDEGEEKEKKHQLNNRGISTFKDENKEMNNISNIDASKDALKTLHDVDIYERLGFFISLKLMNEIKGLSSIDSSYQWLPLLYMALANDTAVSKISLSALKPYSIVLIRLLRDFFSVVFDIQKVEKSQIEYSYLIKCVGIGYRNFSKKTF comes from the coding sequence ATGGAATTTGGGGGCAGCAACTATTTTCGATTCAGATTAGCTTTGAGTTTAATTAGCGGAAAGGAAAtaacaattaaaaatattagaaaaaaaaattcacacAAAAAAACAAGTAAAGACGAAGAAATTGatgataatgaaataaatgaagGCCTACAAGAATATGAAGCAAAAATTTTAAAGCTTATAGATAAACTATGTGATGAtactattattaaaattaatgaagATGGAgatgaattatattttaaaccAGGATTTTTAATAGGTAATGTAAATGATGAAGTTAAAATAAGTGACTTAAATAATACTTTTCATTGTGGTAATGAAAGAAGTATAAGCTATTTTTTAGAGTTTTTAATTATGATTgttccattttttaaaaacccagtaaaattattattaaaaggaATAACAGACGATCAAATAGATAGAACCGTTTATACATGCAAAATAGTTTgtgaaaatttttttaaaacttttttaaatgtaaatgatgactttttaaatattacaattttaaaaagaGGCACAAAATTAGACGCTACAGGTGaagtttcattttttatgaataatttaaaaatggtTAATTCTTTCGATATGCATGATGCTGGATTAGTTAAAAAAATCACAGGAACTATTGTATGTAACAAAATGTCTATGATTTTTCgaaataaaattgtaaattgtgcaaaaaaaaatctaCATAATTTTACCCCATATGTTAGTATTGAAgtagaaaaggaaaaaaaaaacaactatactaataaaaacaattctcaaaataattttatgtcCTTATCTTTGTTTGCgcaaacaaaaaataaatgtatttaTGGCACAGATCTTTATGTTGACAAATTTATGCTCCAACATGTTAAGGATATGTTAAATAGTCGGACTGAGGATAATCTGTCTATGCAACTTGGGGAGCATAAATGGGATGAAGGGCAAGTGGAcgaaaatgatgaagaaaaagaagaggAAGAAGTAgaagaagatgaagaagAGGAAGAAAAAGACGATGAGGAAGAGGAAGAAGATGAAAATGAGGAAGAAGATGAAAATGAGGAAGATGAAAATGAGGAAGTAGAAgaagatgatgaaaatgaagaagaggaagatgaagatgaaaatgaagaagagGAAGATGAAGATGAGGAAGTAGAAgaagatgatgaaaatgaagaagagGAAGATGCGGAAGTAGAAGAAGATGAAGGAGAagagaaagaaaaaaagcaCCAATTAAATAATAGAGGCATTTCTACTTttaaagatgaaaataagGAGATGAATAATATTAGCAATATTGATGCCTCAAAAGATGCACTAAAAACACTGCATGATGTTGATATATACGAAAGACTaggtttttttatttccctAAAATTAATGAACGAAATAAAAGGATTATCATCCATAGATTCAAGTTATCAGTGGTTGCCTTTGCTTTATATGGCATTGGCAAATGATACAGCCGTTTCCAAAATCTCACTAAGTGCTTTAAAACCTTACTCTATTGTTCTTATTCGCCTTTTAAGAGACTTTTTCAGTGTAGTTTTTGATATACAAAAAGTGGAAAAATCTCAAATTGAATATTCATACCTTATAAAATGTGTTGGTATAGGTTATCGTAACTTTTCAAAAAAAACTTTCTAG
- a CDS encoding proteasome subunit beta type-2, putative: MDTLIGLKGKDFIILGADTYSINSIIKLKNDDKTKFYDINGNKCLLLGGSIGDRIQFGEFIRKNVHLYQYQNSTSLYVKSFAYFTRKNLAYYLRRNPYEVNCLIAGYDDKDGYQLYWCDYLSNMDAINKGAHGYGAYLVNAILDKYYHEDMNLEEALVIFKKCFEELKKRFLLTQINYELRIMSNNKIETQYVNI; encoded by the exons ATGGATACATTAATCGGTTTAAAGGGAAAAGATTTCATAATTTTAGGAGCAGATACTTATAGCATTAAttcaattataaaattaaaaaatgacgataaaacaaaattttatgatataaatggaaataaatGCTTATTATTAGGAGGCTCAATTGGTGATAGAATACAATTTGGAGAGTTTATTAGAAAGAATGTTCACTTATATCAATATCAAAATTCTACTTCTTTATATGTTAAATCTTTTGCTTATTTCACAAGAAAAAATCTAGCCTATTATTTGAGGAGAAATCCATATGAAGTAAATTGTTTGATAGCCGGATATGATGAT AAGGATGGGTATCAACTATACTGGTGTGATTATTTAAGTAACATGGATGCTATAAATAAAGGGGCTCATGGATATGGAGCTTATTTAGTTAATGCCATATTggataaatattatcatgAAGACATGAATTTAGAAGAGGCATtagttatttttaaaaaatgttttgaAGAACTAAAAAAAAGATTTCTTCTTACCCAAATTAATTACGAATTAAGAATCAtgtcaaataataaaatagaaacACAATACGTTAacatttaa